In Streptomyces sp. NBC_00483, a single window of DNA contains:
- a CDS encoding DNA primase family protein, giving the protein MNTEELPAPSNPMAVARRILPDWQNEVGQMVCRRWRGSWMQWSRTHWREIDEEQIRAGMYERLEHAVFLVPGKGDQMEPREWAPTKPKISNLLDALGSITLLPADVDAPAWLDRGGEDTSDWGPIVACTNGLLRIRDRELLPHSPDFFNHVSVPFAYDPKATAPEWHRFLADIWADAPDAIAALQEWFGYVLSGRTDQQKILLMVGPSRSGKGTIARVMKELVGKNNLAGPTLAGLGTNFGLATLIGKPLAVISDARLSGNDSQVVERLLTISGEDTIDIDRKYRAVWTGKLPTRLMMLSNELPNFGDSSGVIARRFIVLNFTRSWLGQEDPTLLDRLVAELPGILNWALDGLARLQRTRRITEPTASRDAVTTMQDTASPTTAFIRERCATGPSCSIPVDNLWAIWREWAEDNGVKPGSKQVFGRNLQSAIPQLTLTRPRDGDSRVRTYTGITVRPVPGATG; this is encoded by the coding sequence ATGAACACCGAGGAACTGCCCGCGCCCTCCAACCCCATGGCCGTCGCCCGCCGCATCCTGCCGGACTGGCAGAACGAGGTTGGGCAGATGGTGTGCCGGCGCTGGCGCGGCTCGTGGATGCAGTGGAGCCGCACGCACTGGCGCGAGATCGACGAGGAGCAGATCCGCGCGGGCATGTACGAGCGCCTGGAACACGCGGTCTTCCTCGTGCCCGGCAAGGGCGACCAGATGGAGCCGCGCGAGTGGGCCCCGACGAAGCCGAAGATCAGCAATCTGTTGGACGCACTCGGCTCCATCACGCTGCTGCCCGCCGACGTCGACGCTCCCGCCTGGTTGGACCGCGGGGGCGAGGACACGAGCGACTGGGGTCCGATCGTGGCGTGCACCAACGGCCTGTTGCGCATCCGCGACCGGGAACTACTGCCCCACAGCCCGGACTTCTTCAACCATGTCTCCGTCCCGTTCGCCTACGACCCGAAGGCCACCGCGCCGGAGTGGCACCGCTTCCTCGCCGACATCTGGGCCGATGCCCCGGACGCCATCGCGGCGCTCCAGGAGTGGTTCGGCTACGTCCTGTCCGGCCGTACCGACCAGCAAAAGATCCTGCTCATGGTCGGGCCGTCCCGCTCCGGCAAGGGCACCATCGCCCGCGTCATGAAGGAGCTCGTCGGCAAGAACAACCTCGCCGGCCCCACCCTCGCCGGGCTCGGGACCAACTTCGGGCTGGCCACCCTGATCGGGAAGCCGCTCGCGGTCATCTCCGACGCCCGCCTGTCCGGCAACGACAGTCAGGTTGTGGAGCGGCTGTTGACCATCTCCGGCGAGGACACCATCGACATCGACCGGAAGTACCGGGCGGTGTGGACCGGGAAGCTGCCCACGCGGCTGATGATGCTGTCCAACGAGTTGCCGAACTTCGGCGACTCGTCCGGCGTCATCGCCCGCCGCTTCATCGTCCTCAACTTCACCCGCTCCTGGCTCGGCCAGGAAGACCCCACCCTGTTGGACCGGCTCGTTGCGGAACTGCCCGGCATTCTCAACTGGGCACTGGACGGCCTCGCGCGCCTCCAGCGCACACGCCGGATCACCGAGCCGACCGCGAGCCGCGATGCGGTCACGACCATGCAGGACACCGCGTCCCCGACGACCGCGTTCATCCGTGAGCGCTGCGCCACCGGCCCTTCCTGCTCGATTCCGGTCGACAACCTGTGGGCGATCTGGCGCGAGTGGGCCGAGGACAACGGCGTGAAGCCCGGCAGCAAACAGGTCTTCGGCCGCAACCTCCAGTCCGCCATCCCCCAACTCACCCTCACCCGCCCCCGCGACGGAGACAGCCGCGTGCGCACCTACACAGGCATCACCGTGCGCCCGGTACCCGGCGCCACCGGCTGA
- a CDS encoding helix-turn-helix transcriptional regulator codes for MSHQRLLERLEGARSTGPQSTLRGGLPDRYLTTDDIAEMFEVPKETVYQWRKKETGPPSFRIGKYVRYDPADVLAYVTERKNVDRVAA; via the coding sequence ATGTCTCACCAACGTCTGCTCGAACGCCTGGAGGGCGCCCGGTCGACCGGGCCCCAATCCACACTCCGAGGTGGCCTACCGGATCGCTACCTCACCACCGACGACATCGCCGAGATGTTCGAGGTGCCCAAAGAGACCGTCTACCAGTGGCGGAAGAAGGAGACCGGGCCGCCCAGCTTCCGCATCGGCAAGTACGTGCGCTACGACCCCGCCGACGTACTGGCCTACGTCACGGAACGCAAGAACGTCGACCGCGTAGCGGCCTGA
- a CDS encoding tyrosine-type recombinase/integrase, with product MAGHIQDRWFKTETAADGKNVREKSDRHGTGLRYRARYVGPDGTEKSKSFPDGQKRRAEKWLDKTKADMDNGQYIDPKTARTTFRQYAEKWVKGHTGEINSGEAAERRLRLHTYPHIGRRPIGAFRPEHIRDWITAMKDTVPAESYRRVIVGTASAVFNAAIEDGLLTKNPCKASSVSLPKSGGPQIVPWTAAQVFDVREALPERWQAAMDIGAGCGLRQGEIFGLSEDEPDFESGWLTVAHQLKRIRGKYVFALPKGNKVRTTPLPDSVADALRLHTKLFSPVELTLPWRTPDGPPVTKRLYFSGFQGDHVRVSNFNDWHWKPALAAAGIIPERESGKRYASAREHGMHALRHFYASVLLDAGESIRALSTYLGHSDPGFTLRTYTHLMPSSEGRTRKAVDKVFLAPKITAHRRPTEG from the coding sequence ATGGCAGGCCACATCCAAGACCGATGGTTCAAAACCGAGACCGCCGCCGACGGCAAGAACGTCCGCGAGAAGTCCGACCGCCACGGCACGGGGCTTCGCTACCGGGCCCGCTACGTCGGCCCTGACGGCACCGAGAAGTCCAAAAGCTTCCCTGACGGCCAGAAGCGCCGCGCAGAGAAGTGGCTCGACAAGACCAAGGCCGACATGGACAACGGCCAGTACATCGACCCCAAGACTGCACGGACCACGTTCCGGCAGTACGCGGAGAAGTGGGTCAAGGGGCACACGGGCGAGATCAACAGCGGGGAAGCTGCGGAACGACGGCTGCGGCTGCACACGTACCCGCACATCGGGCGCCGCCCCATCGGAGCGTTCAGGCCTGAGCACATCCGCGACTGGATCACTGCCATGAAGGACACGGTGCCTGCCGAGTCATACCGCCGGGTCATCGTGGGCACGGCGTCCGCCGTATTCAATGCCGCCATCGAGGATGGGCTCCTCACCAAGAACCCCTGTAAGGCCAGCTCGGTATCCCTTCCGAAGTCCGGTGGCCCTCAGATCGTCCCGTGGACCGCAGCTCAGGTCTTCGACGTACGGGAAGCCCTCCCCGAGCGCTGGCAGGCCGCCATGGACATTGGCGCCGGGTGCGGACTGAGGCAGGGTGAGATCTTCGGCCTATCGGAGGACGAACCCGACTTCGAAAGCGGCTGGTTGACCGTCGCCCACCAGCTCAAGCGCATCCGCGGCAAGTACGTGTTCGCCCTACCGAAGGGCAACAAAGTCCGTACGACACCGCTCCCCGACTCGGTAGCCGATGCCCTGAGGCTGCACACGAAGCTGTTCTCGCCGGTTGAGCTCACGCTCCCCTGGCGCACGCCGGACGGCCCTCCCGTCACCAAGCGGCTCTACTTCAGTGGCTTCCAGGGCGACCACGTACGCGTGAGCAACTTCAACGACTGGCATTGGAAACCCGCTCTCGCGGCCGCTGGCATCATCCCGGAGCGCGAGTCGGGGAAGCGGTACGCGTCGGCGCGCGAGCACGGCATGCACGCGCTCAGGCACTTCTACGCGTCCGTTCTTTTGGACGCCGGCGAGAGCATCCGAGCCCTGAGCACATACCTGGGGCACAGCGACCCCGGATTCACGCTGCGGACGTACACGCACCTGATGCCGAGCAGCGAGGGCAGGACGCGCAAAGCGGTCGACAAAGTGTTCCTCGCTCCCAAGATCACGGCCCACAGGCGGCCCACGGAGGGCTGA
- a CDS encoding penicillin-binding transpeptidase domain-containing protein, with product MRKGVKIAIVGGVCTVMVGGAGYGAYNLVTAVTGGNTVSSQGSEYKSGPPSGDEVKETSEQFLAAWEKNDPAAAARLTDYADNAMRVLEDWHDKAHVTRTELTPTNADGAKVAFHVKATVAYGKKTKTLSYDSSLRVVRGQTTGRALVDWSPAVVHPSMKKGDTLVTGEAPAPPIEAVDRNGTVLTKDAYPSLGPVLDQLRAKYGDSAGGSPGIETYVERTDDGGETSSAKTLLTLAKGKPGKLRTTISATAQAAAEQAVKKYQESSVVAVKPSTGEVLAVANQAKGEFNAAFQGGTAPGSVMKILTAAALIDNGVTSANGPAPCPDSAVAQSQTFRNLKGMRPNENATLADSFARSCNTAFIKLSDDLGAAKFAAEAEDRFGLGKDWKTGIVSRDGSVELPGDSDDAAAMIGQGRVQMNPLNMASVTATAITGTFHQPVLVSRKVDDHPLATAKGLKPGTSDQLRQMMRLTATNGTGAAAMAGVPGDKGAKTGSAEVDGQGNANSWFTGYSGDVAAAATVPRGGHGGDAAGPVVAAVLRAGS from the coding sequence ATGCGCAAGGGGGTCAAGATCGCCATCGTCGGCGGGGTGTGCACCGTCATGGTCGGCGGCGCGGGCTACGGGGCGTACAACCTCGTCACGGCGGTCACGGGCGGGAACACCGTGTCGTCGCAGGGGTCGGAGTACAAGTCGGGACCACCGTCCGGCGACGAGGTGAAGGAGACGTCGGAGCAGTTCCTCGCGGCGTGGGAGAAGAACGATCCGGCGGCCGCGGCGCGGCTCACGGACTACGCCGACAACGCGATGCGCGTCCTCGAGGACTGGCACGACAAGGCGCACGTCACGCGCACCGAGCTGACGCCGACGAACGCGGACGGCGCGAAGGTCGCCTTCCACGTCAAGGCCACCGTCGCGTACGGCAAGAAGACGAAGACGCTGTCGTACGACTCCTCGCTCAGGGTCGTGCGCGGGCAGACCACGGGGCGGGCGCTGGTCGACTGGTCGCCGGCCGTGGTGCACCCGTCGATGAAGAAGGGCGACACGCTCGTCACCGGAGAGGCGCCCGCGCCCCCGATCGAGGCCGTGGACCGCAACGGCACCGTGCTGACGAAGGACGCGTACCCGTCGCTCGGCCCGGTCCTTGACCAGCTGCGCGCCAAGTACGGGGACTCCGCCGGGGGTTCGCCCGGCATCGAGACGTACGTGGAGCGGACCGACGACGGCGGGGAGACGAGCTCCGCGAAGACGCTCCTCACGCTCGCCAAGGGCAAGCCCGGCAAGCTGCGTACGACGATCAGTGCCACCGCGCAGGCGGCCGCCGAGCAGGCCGTGAAGAAGTACCAGGAGTCGTCCGTGGTGGCGGTCAAGCCGTCCACCGGTGAGGTGCTCGCGGTCGCCAACCAGGCCAAGGGCGAGTTCAACGCGGCGTTCCAGGGCGGCACCGCGCCCGGCTCCGTGATGAAGATCCTTACCGCCGCGGCACTGATCGACAACGGGGTCACCTCGGCGAACGGCCCGGCGCCCTGCCCCGATTCGGCGGTCGCCCAGAGCCAGACCTTCCGCAACCTCAAAGGCATGCGGCCCAACGAGAACGCGACGCTGGCCGACAGCTTCGCCCGCTCCTGCAACACCGCCTTCATCAAGCTCTCCGACGACCTGGGCGCGGCGAAGTTCGCCGCGGAGGCGGAGGACCGGTTCGGCCTCGGCAAGGACTGGAAGACGGGAATCGTCTCCCGCGACGGCTCGGTCGAACTGCCGGGGGACTCCGACGACGCCGCCGCGATGATCGGCCAGGGCCGGGTCCAGATGAACCCGTTGAACATGGCTTCGGTCACGGCGACCGCCATCACCGGCACGTTCCACCAGCCGGTCCTCGTCTCCCGCAAGGTCGACGACCACCCGCTCGCCACGGCGAAGGGGCTGAAGCCCGGAACCTCCGACCAGCTGCGGCAGATGATGCGGCTGACCGCGACCAACGGCACCGGCGCCGCGGCCATGGCGGGCGTTCCCGGCGACAAGGGCGCGAAGACCGGCTCCGCGGAGGTCGACGGCCAGGGCAACGCCAACTCCTGGTTCACGGGCTACAGCGGCGATGTGGCGGCGGCCGCGACGGTGCCGCGCGGCGGGCACGGCGGAGACGCGGCGGGCCCGGTCGTCGCGGCGGTGCTACGGGCCGGGTCATAG
- a CDS encoding penicillin-binding transpeptidase domain-containing protein has protein sequence MGSRGKRRGETRRNTNALVIGGVAAVAVIGAGVGAYALIGSGDQAGSTSASASDDKPEIPKGPPTAKEVRAVADGFLTAWQQGDTAKAAAYTNDAAAAKKALAGLSKDAHLTGLKLAPGTRKGAEVPFHVTSTVEYKEGKGGGSDSELSEPFAYDSALTAERRKSDGKVLVDWQPSVVHPDLKDGDHLETGEAGDPPVKAVDRDGTELDAKKYPSIGTIVDGLREKYGKKAGGTAGVELRVVRGKSGKKSDDKNALPDKTLLTLSKGTPGTVKTTLDPALQATAEAQVKSRKKASVVLVKPSTGEILAVANSSAGFNTAFQGSLAPGSTMKVITASMLLDKNITDVDKKHPCPKYFTYGHWKFQNDDKFQIKNGTFKASFAASCNTAFISQAPKLDNDSLTKQAQSVFGLGMNNWSIGVPSFDGAVPVMSDAQMAASLIGQGGVRMNPLNMASVAATVKAGAFHQPYLVSPDFDDRTLAKASKPISASTASKLRELMHYTAIAGTAVKPMSGLGSDMGAKTGSAEVDGQKDPNGWFTAWRGDLAAAAVVQQGGHGGDSAGPVVRKMLLAGG, from the coding sequence GTGGGCAGCAGAGGCAAGCGTCGCGGTGAGACGCGGCGCAACACGAACGCCCTGGTGATCGGTGGCGTCGCCGCCGTCGCCGTCATCGGGGCAGGCGTCGGCGCGTACGCGCTGATCGGGAGCGGCGATCAGGCGGGCAGCACCTCGGCCTCCGCCTCGGACGACAAGCCCGAGATCCCGAAGGGCCCACCGACCGCCAAGGAAGTACGGGCCGTCGCCGACGGTTTCCTCACCGCCTGGCAGCAGGGCGACACCGCGAAGGCGGCCGCGTACACGAACGACGCGGCGGCCGCGAAGAAGGCGCTCGCCGGCCTCTCCAAGGACGCCCACCTCACCGGCCTGAAGCTCGCTCCCGGCACCCGCAAGGGCGCCGAGGTCCCCTTCCACGTCACGTCCACGGTCGAGTACAAGGAGGGCAAGGGCGGCGGTTCGGACTCCGAGCTGAGCGAGCCCTTCGCGTACGACTCCGCGCTGACCGCCGAGCGACGCAAGAGCGACGGCAAGGTCCTCGTCGACTGGCAACCCTCCGTCGTGCACCCGGACTTGAAGGACGGCGACCACCTGGAGACCGGCGAGGCCGGCGATCCGCCGGTCAAGGCCGTCGACCGGGACGGCACCGAGCTGGACGCGAAGAAGTACCCCTCGATCGGCACCATCGTCGACGGACTCCGCGAGAAGTACGGGAAGAAGGCGGGCGGCACCGCGGGCGTCGAACTGCGCGTCGTGCGGGGGAAGTCCGGGAAGAAGTCCGACGACAAGAACGCGCTGCCCGACAAGACGCTGCTCACGCTCTCCAAGGGCACGCCGGGCACCGTGAAGACCACGCTCGACCCGGCACTCCAGGCCACCGCCGAGGCCCAGGTGAAGTCGCGCAAGAAGGCCTCGGTCGTGCTCGTGAAGCCGTCGACCGGCGAGATCCTGGCGGTGGCGAACTCCAGCGCCGGGTTCAACACGGCGTTCCAGGGCTCGCTCGCGCCCGGGTCCACGATGAAGGTCATCACGGCGTCGATGCTGCTGGACAAGAACATCACCGACGTCGACAAGAAGCACCCGTGCCCGAAGTACTTCACGTACGGGCACTGGAAGTTCCAGAACGACGACAAGTTCCAGATCAAGAACGGCACGTTCAAGGCGAGCTTCGCCGCGTCCTGCAACACGGCCTTCATCAGCCAGGCCCCGAAGCTCGACAACGACTCGCTGACCAAGCAGGCGCAGTCGGTCTTCGGCCTCGGCATGAACAACTGGTCGATCGGGGTGCCGAGCTTCGACGGCGCGGTGCCGGTGATGTCGGACGCGCAGATGGCGGCCTCGCTGATCGGGCAGGGCGGCGTCCGGATGAACCCGCTGAACATGGCCTCGGTGGCGGCGACCGTGAAGGCGGGCGCCTTCCACCAGCCGTACCTGGTGTCGCCGGACTTCGACGACCGGACGCTGGCGAAGGCGTCGAAGCCCATCTCCGCGTCGACGGCCTCGAAGCTGCGGGAGTTGATGCACTACACGGCGATCGCCGGTACGGCCGTGAAGCCGATGTCCGGGCTCGGCTCCGACATGGGCGCGAAGACCGGTTCGGCGGAGGTCGACGGGCAGAAGGACCCCAACGGCTGGTTCACGGCCTGGCGCGGGGACCTCGCGGCGGCGGCCGTGGTGCAGCAGGGCGGGCACGGCGGCGACTCGGCCGGTCCGGTGGTCCGCAAGATGCTGCTCGCGGGCGGCTGA
- a CDS encoding YbaK/EbsC family protein, whose product MTTAEDSNSNSTAAHPRFAEAVTAMGLTDLLPRVRRFPEATRTAQEAAEAIGCELSQICKSLIFAADGVPVLVLMDGASRVDLDLVRDELGAEKVTRAKADVVREFTGYAIGGVPPFGHANKTRVLADRSLLNHDTVWAAAGSPYAVFPMAPKELISHAGAALVDVRV is encoded by the coding sequence ATGACGACAGCGGAAGACAGCAACAGCAACAGCACAGCCGCACACCCCCGTTTCGCCGAGGCCGTCACCGCGATGGGCCTCACCGATCTCCTGCCGCGGGTGCGGCGCTTCCCCGAGGCGACCCGCACCGCGCAGGAGGCGGCCGAGGCGATCGGCTGCGAACTGAGCCAGATCTGCAAGTCGTTGATCTTCGCGGCGGACGGGGTGCCGGTGCTCGTCCTGATGGACGGCGCGTCCCGCGTCGACCTCGACCTCGTACGCGACGAACTGGGCGCCGAGAAGGTCACGCGCGCCAAGGCCGACGTCGTCCGGGAGTTCACCGGCTACGCGATCGGCGGCGTACCGCCCTTCGGCCACGCGAACAAGACGCGCGTCCTCGCCGACCGCTCCCTCCTCAACCACGACACGGTGTGGGCGGCGGCCGGCAGTCCGTACGCCGTCTTCCCCATGGCGCCCAAGGAGTTGATCTCGCACGCGGGTGCCGCGCTCGTGGACGTGCGCGTATGA
- a CDS encoding DMT family transporter: MTPVVAAAVLLAAVTHASWNALAHHITDKLVGFTLISGGGTLIGLVLAIFAPLPAAGAWPYLVTSALLHIAYYALLMTSFKLGDFGQAYPIARGTAPLVVTVLAAVFAGEVPGGWQAAGVAVSSAGLTGLALWGLRGSGRKPDWRALGAALATGVSIASYTVVDGLGVRASGSSLGYIAWLMVLEGIAVPVYAAYRWRGELVERLRPFAWRGLLGAALSVLAYGLVLWAQTRADLAPISALRESSIIVGAAIGAIFFKERFGAPRLLAAGVVVTGIGLMLAH, encoded by the coding sequence ATGACTCCCGTGGTCGCCGCGGCGGTGCTGCTCGCCGCGGTGACCCACGCCTCGTGGAACGCGCTCGCCCACCACATCACGGACAAGCTGGTCGGCTTCACGCTCATATCGGGCGGCGGAACGCTGATCGGCCTGGTGCTGGCGATATTCGCACCGCTCCCGGCGGCGGGTGCATGGCCGTACCTGGTGACGTCGGCCCTCCTCCACATCGCCTACTACGCCCTGTTGATGACCTCCTTCAAACTGGGCGACTTCGGGCAGGCCTACCCGATCGCGCGCGGCACGGCGCCGCTGGTGGTGACGGTGCTCGCGGCGGTCTTCGCGGGCGAGGTGCCGGGCGGCTGGCAGGCGGCGGGCGTCGCGGTGTCCAGCGCGGGCCTGACGGGCCTGGCGCTGTGGGGTCTACGGGGATCGGGGCGCAAGCCGGACTGGCGGGCGCTGGGCGCCGCGCTGGCCACGGGGGTGTCGATCGCCTCGTACACGGTGGTGGACGGCCTGGGCGTACGGGCCTCGGGCTCCTCGCTCGGCTACATCGCGTGGCTGATGGTGCTGGAAGGGATCGCGGTCCCGGTGTACGCGGCGTATCGCTGGCGCGGTGAACTGGTGGAGCGGCTGCGGCCGTTCGCGTGGCGGGGCCTGCTGGGCGCGGCGCTCTCGGTCCTCGCCTACGGCCTGGTCCTCTGGGCCCAGACGCGGGCCGACCTCGCCCCGATCTCCGCGCTCCGGGAGTCGTCGATCATCGTGGGGGCGGCGATCGGCGCGATCTTCTTCAAGGAACGCTTCGGCGCGCCGAGGCTTTTGGCGGCGGGTGTGGTGGTGACCGGGATCGGCCTGATGCTGGCCCATTGA
- a CDS encoding VOC family protein, whose product MSSLVRHITFDCADPYALATFWTGVLDGKLSDEDFPGDPEALVHSANATLLFIRVDEGKTVKNRVHLDLQPQDRTRDEEVDRLLALGATLHEDHRRPDGRGWATLHDPEGNELCVEREAGARTA is encoded by the coding sequence ATGAGTTCACTGGTGCGCCATATCACTTTCGACTGTGCCGATCCCTACGCCCTTGCGACGTTCTGGACCGGTGTCCTGGACGGCAAGCTCTCCGACGAGGACTTTCCGGGCGACCCGGAGGCCCTGGTGCACAGCGCGAACGCGACGCTGCTGTTCATCCGCGTCGACGAGGGCAAGACCGTCAAGAACCGGGTGCACCTGGACCTGCAACCGCAGGACCGCACCCGCGACGAGGAGGTCGACCGCCTCCTCGCCCTGGGCGCCACGCTCCACGAAGACCACCGCCGGCCCGACGGCAGGGGCTGGGCCACCCTCCATGACCCCGAGGGCAACGAGCTGTGCGTGGAGCGAGAGGCCGGCGCCCGTACCGCTTGA
- a CDS encoding SDR family NAD(P)-dependent oxidoreductase, with product MKRFEGYGVLITAAGSGIGAATAHRLAEEGARVLVTDIDEAAAGKVAASIREQDGAAREFACDVGDRAAVEAAVAYAVETFGRLDVLVSNACACHPDAPLFEDEDDEVWATDLDITLTGAYRCARAALPHLVASGRGAIVNIGSVNGIQDFGNHAYSAAKAGLASLTRTLAGHAGPRGVRVNLIAPGTVRTAAWAGRDEQLDTMRELYPLGRVGEPADIAAAVAFLASSDAAWVTGAVLPVDGGTTAISSGFKIMRD from the coding sequence ATGAAGCGCTTCGAGGGGTACGGGGTTCTGATCACCGCGGCCGGGAGCGGCATCGGCGCCGCCACCGCGCACCGGCTGGCCGAGGAGGGTGCGCGCGTCCTCGTCACCGACATCGACGAGGCGGCGGCCGGCAAGGTCGCCGCCTCGATCCGTGAACAGGACGGTGCCGCAAGGGAGTTCGCCTGCGACGTGGGCGACAGGGCCGCCGTGGAGGCCGCGGTCGCGTACGCCGTCGAGACCTTCGGGCGGCTCGACGTCCTCGTCAGCAACGCCTGTGCCTGCCACCCCGACGCGCCGCTCTTCGAGGACGAGGACGACGAGGTGTGGGCCACCGACCTCGACATCACGCTCACCGGCGCCTATCGGTGCGCCCGCGCCGCGCTGCCGCACCTCGTCGCCTCCGGACGCGGCGCCATCGTCAACATCGGCTCCGTCAACGGCATCCAGGACTTCGGCAACCACGCGTACAGCGCCGCGAAGGCGGGGCTCGCGTCCTTGACCCGCACGTTGGCCGGGCACGCGGGACCGCGCGGCGTCCGCGTCAACCTGATCGCACCCGGCACGGTCCGCACCGCGGCCTGGGCGGGTCGGGACGAACAGCTCGACACGATGCGGGAGTTGTACCCGCTGGGCCGGGTCGGCGAGCCGGCCGACATCGCGGCGGCGGTCGCGTTCCTCGCGTCGAGCGACGCGGCGTGGGTGACCGGGGCGGTGCTCCCGGTCGACGGTGGGACGACCGCGATCAGCAGCGGCTTCAAAATCATGCGCGATTGA
- a CDS encoding GntR family transcriptional regulator has translation MGDLDVPAIDPHGPELVYVVIADHIQRRIAAGDLAPGTRLPGELALTETYGVARMTVSRAMRELRERGLIVTVRGKGSFVAKNPPAQA, from the coding sequence ATGGGAGATCTGGACGTTCCGGCCATCGACCCGCACGGGCCCGAGCTCGTGTACGTCGTCATTGCCGATCACATTCAGCGGCGCATCGCCGCGGGCGACTTGGCCCCCGGCACGCGCCTGCCCGGCGAGCTGGCACTCACGGAGACTTACGGGGTGGCCCGCATGACGGTCTCCCGAGCCATGCGGGAACTCCGCGAGCGCGGCCTCATCGTCACCGTCCGCGGCAAGGGCTCCTTCGTCGCCAAGAATCCGCCTGCGCAGGCGTGA
- a CDS encoding Uma2 family endonuclease: MSANAREAAGFNLPETMTWNELDGLPGDIAKDIELWQGRVVWNRRPPMEHQRAARYLCNALEANARRAMSEETGGEEQRCWQVEVETNVFFTPDRSSFLTPDFLVRRCLPRGAETFVGDTVLVGEVLSGSDTQKRRQWKMNRYAEGGIPWYWEVELDTGGTWDVTVVRAYGLASLERTGLPVKPLRPALYVPVGEWEPEGLGIEFPEPFNLSITWDDLAF, translated from the coding sequence ATGTCGGCGAACGCACGCGAGGCAGCCGGATTCAACCTGCCCGAGACCATGACCTGGAATGAACTCGACGGCCTTCCGGGCGACATCGCCAAGGACATCGAGCTGTGGCAGGGCAGGGTCGTGTGGAACAGGCGCCCCCCGATGGAGCACCAGCGGGCCGCCAGGTACCTGTGCAACGCGCTCGAGGCCAACGCCCGCCGCGCCATGAGCGAGGAGACCGGCGGCGAGGAGCAGCGCTGCTGGCAGGTCGAGGTGGAGACCAACGTCTTCTTCACACCCGACAGGTCCAGCTTCCTCACCCCTGACTTCCTGGTCCGCCGCTGCCTGCCCCGCGGCGCCGAGACCTTCGTCGGCGACACCGTCCTGGTCGGCGAGGTGCTCTCCGGCTCGGATACCCAAAAGCGCAGGCAGTGGAAGATGAACCGCTACGCGGAGGGCGGCATCCCCTGGTACTGGGAGGTCGAGCTCGACACCGGCGGGACCTGGGACGTCACAGTGGTACGGGCGTACGGCCTCGCCTCCCTGGAGCGGACCGGACTCCCCGTCAAGCCGCTGCGCCCGGCGCTCTACGTCCCCGTCGGCGAATGGGAACCGGAGGGCCTCGGTATCGAGTTCCCCGAGCCCTTCAACCTGAGCATCACGTGGGATGACCTGGCCTTCTGA
- a CDS encoding energy-coupling factor ABC transporter ATP-binding protein has translation MDAVTSSAASLDVSGLAFAYPDGHQALFGVDLRIGKGERVALLGPNGAGKTTLVLHLNGILTGGAGTVTVAGLPVDKRNMAEIRRKVGIVFQDPDDQLFMPTVREDVAFGPAAAGMKGPELEARVRKALSLVGMEEFADRPPHHLSFGQRRRVAVATVLAMEPEILVLDEPSSNLDPASRRELADILRSLDVTVLMVTHDLPYAMELCPRAVILSGGAIAADGATGDLLVDEDLMTAHRLELPFGFDPRSVAGRTA, from the coding sequence ATGGACGCTGTGACTTCTTCTGCTGCTTCTCTCGACGTGTCCGGGCTCGCCTTCGCCTACCCCGACGGGCACCAGGCCCTCTTCGGCGTGGACCTGCGCATCGGCAAGGGCGAGCGGGTCGCGCTCCTCGGGCCGAACGGCGCGGGCAAGACGACCCTCGTCCTGCACCTCAACGGCATCCTGACGGGTGGCGCGGGCACGGTCACCGTCGCCGGTCTCCCGGTCGACAAGCGCAACATGGCGGAGATCCGCCGCAAGGTCGGCATCGTCTTCCAGGATCCGGACGACCAGCTGTTCATGCCGACGGTCCGCGAGGACGTCGCGTTCGGCCCTGCGGCGGCGGGCATGAAGGGCCCGGAGCTGGAGGCGCGGGTCCGCAAGGCGCTCTCGCTGGTCGGCATGGAGGAGTTCGCGGACCGGCCCCCGCACCACCTCTCCTTCGGCCAGCGCCGCAGGGTGGCGGTGGCCACGGTCCTCGCGATGGAACCCGAGATCCTGGTCCTCGACGAGCCGTCCTCCAACCTCGACCCGGCCTCCCGCCGCGAACTCGCCGACATCCTGCGCTCGTTGGACGTGACGGTCCTGATGGTCACGCACGACCTGCCGTACGCCATGGAACTCTGCCCCCGCGCGGTGATCCTCAGCGGCGGCGCGATCGCGGCGGACGGGGCGACCGGCGACCTGCTCGTGGACGAGGACCTGATGACGGCGCACCGCCTGGAGCTCCCGTTCGGCTTCGACCCGAGGTCGGTGGCGGGGCGGACGGCGTGA